The DNA segment GGTGGTGCGGATGCGGCCGGCGTTCCTGTTCAAGCGGCAGTCGGCGAGTGAGCAGCGCCGTATCTTCGGCGGACGGTTCCTGCCGGGGCCGCTGGCGCGGCCCGAGCTGCTGCGGTTCCTGCCCGACATCCCGGGACTTCGGGTGCAGGCCCTGCACAGCGACGACGCCGCCACGGCGTATCAGCTGGCCGTGAAGTCCGACGTGCGGGGGGCGTTCAACCTGGCGGCCGAGCCGCCGGTGGACGCGAGGGTGCTGGGCGAGATGCTCGGGGCCCGACCGGTCCGGCTCCCGCGCTCGGCGGCCCGCTCGGCGATCGCCGCCGCGTGGGGGCTGCACCTGCTGCCCGCTTCCCCGCACCTCTTCGACGCGGTCCTCGGGCTGCCCCTGATGGACTGCACGCGGGCGCGTACGGAACTGGGCTGGCGACCGGAGCGCACGGCGACCGAGGTGCTGGAGGAGTTCGTGCAGGGCCTCCAGCGCGGTGAGGGAGCGCCGACGGAGCCCATGCGGGGCCGCAAGGTGTGCTGACCCACGCCTGCGGCGCCCCGCTCGGCCCCGGCCGGAACTCGTCTCTCAGCCCGGCGACTCCTCGGGCGCCGGATGTTCGGGGTGGACCGCACCGGACTGCCGCACGCCTTGCCGGCCCGTGCCCGCCTCATCGGTGTCGGGCACGTCGTCCGCTTCGGTGGTCGTGTCCTCCGCCGGCCCGGCCGGCACCTCCCACGGGTCCTCCCCCGGGGCGGCCTGCTGGTCCGGCAGATCCCTCGGTATCGGCTCGCCGGTCTGTTCCGGCGCCTCGCGACGGTCGTCGGCCATGATGCACCTCCTTCGCGTCGTTCAAGGTCGTCCGAAGGCCCGCGAGTACCGCCCGGGCCGCCGGCGAAACCTCAGTGCGCCACCCGTTCAGCCAGGGTGGTGCGCCAGGCGGGCACCGGGCCCTCGGTCGCGGGCTCGGCGCGTCGGCCGCCGCGGGCGAAGAAGTCGGCGAGCGGCAGGATCGCGGCACCGACGGTGACGGCGTCCGGGCCGAGCTTGCCCAGGTCGATCGTGACTCTCCCGGCCGGTTGCCGCAGGGCGTACGCGGCGGCGTGACGGCGTACGGCGGGCAGGAGGCGGGCGCCGAGCCGGAGTCCCGCCCAGCCGCCGATCAGGATGCGCTCGGGCTGGAAGAGGTTGATCAGGTCGGACAGGCCCGCGCCCAGATACTCGGCGGTCTCCTCCAGTACGGCGAGCGCCACCGGGTCTGCCGTGCCGCCCTCGGGCGGATACGCGCCGGCCAGCAGCGCCGCCAGCGCGGTCTCCTCGTCGGCGCCCTCCGGCAGGCTCCCGCCCTCCTCACGCCATCGCGCGAGCAGCGACTCGGCGCCCGCGTACGCCTCCAGGCAGCCGAGCGCACCGCAGCGGCAGCGGCGCCCCCGGACCCGTACCGTCAGATGCCCCCACTCGACCGCCCGGCCGTGCTCGACCTCGGGGGTGACCAGGCAGGCGCCGACGCCGGAGCCGAAGAGGACCACGACCGCGTTGCGGGCGCCGCGTCCGCCGCCGAACCACATCTCGGCCTGGCCGAGGGTCCGGGCGCCGTTGTCGATGAAGTAGGGGACGGAGTCCGGGAGTGGGGAGCCCTCGCGCAGGAGCTGCTCCAGTGGTACCGCGTCCCAGCCGATCGTCTGTCCGTGCACCACGGCGCCGAGCTGCGGCGTGCGCTCGACGATCCCGGGGACGCCGATGCCGACGCCGAGGAGCCCCTCGGGTCCGACGCCGGCGCCCGAGAGCACCTCGGTGATGCCGTCGCGCACATGGCCGACGATGCCCTCGACCTCGTACCGCTGCTGCGCCAACGGCCGCTCCGCGCGGGCCAGTTCGGTGAGGGTCAGGTCGAACAGCCCGATCCGCACCCGGGTCTCGCCGACGTCGACGCCGATCATGTGACCGCTGCCGGGCGCGACGCGCAGCAGGATACGGGGTCGGCCGCCATCGGAGTCGACGCTGCCGGCCTCTTCGACCAGGCCGTCGGCGATCAGCTCGGCGACGACGTTGCTGACGGACCCGGAGCTGAGCCCGGTCGTGGGGCCGAGTTCGAAGCGGCTGAGGGGGCCGTCGAAGTAGAGGCGCTGCAGCACGGCCGTGCGGTTGCCGCGTCTGAGGTCCCGTACCGTGCGCCCGTTCCGCCCCGCCATGCGGCTCCCCTTCGGTCGGCCCTGCTCCGCGCTCTGTTCGAATCGTCCCCCATTGTGGCCTACGGCGTCAGATCCCCGATCTCGGCCAGCGCCGCCATGAGCTCCGGAGCGACCGTGTCCTGGACCCAGCGGTGCTGTGCGGGGTCGACGGCGCGGGGGATCGTCTCCGTGATCATGATCAGGTAGAGGTAGGAGCGGTAGAGAGCCAGACGGAGCCGGGCCGGGACGTCGAAGCCGGCCCGTCCCCCGGCCTCCCGGTAGCCGGCGAGGAACGCCTCGTCCTCCTTGATGTCACCCAGGAGCGCCAGGGAGACGAAGTCGGCCAGCGGGTCCCCCCAGAACATGCGCTCCCCGTCGATGAGGCCGCCGATCCGAGCCTCCCCCGACAAGCGGTCCACCAGGATGTTGCCCGGCCACAGGTCGAAGTGGACCAGGTACGGGACGGTGACGTCGTCGAGTGCGTCGTAGGCCGCCCGGAGCGTGTGCGCCACGGCGTCGGCGGGGCGGGGCAGCCGGGCCCCGTAGCGGCGGGCGTCGTCGAGGACGGCGTCGAGCATCCCGGTGAACGCGGTGCGCCAGTCGGCGGCGAGCGGGCCGAGGGCGCCGGACGGATAGCCGAAGCCCGGTCCGGTCACCCGGTGCAGGCGGGCCACCTGACGGCCCAACTCCGTGCGCAGAGCCTTCCGTTCGGCGGCCGTGAGGTCACCGTTCCAGGGCTCGCCGGGACAGGCCGTCATCAGCAGCCGGTCCCCGCCCGCCACCACACGCGGTGCGGGTACGTCCGCCTTGGCGGCCCCGCGGTAGAACTCGGCTTCGGACAGCAGCAGCCGGCGCTCGTGCCGCAGCCCCGGGACGGTCGGTGCGGGCGGCACCTTCAGCACATACCGGCGGCCGTCCGTGAGGAGCAGCTCCTCGACCGTGTTGTACGTGCCGCCCGACAGCGGGCGCAGGCGGGCGAGGTGTTCCGGCGGTATGCCCACCGCGTCCAGGACCTGCCGGGCCCGTTCCCAGGCGTCCACCACCGTGCGCCCACCCCGCCCCTTCGGTCAGCCGGCCGCGTAGACGTCCTCCACGTAACGGCCGTCCCCGACCAGTGCGTCGAGCCACTGCCCGGCCGCCGTGTCGTCGGCACCCGGCGTGCGCTCCCGGTACAGCGTACGGAACGCCTCCCGCACACCCGGCGCCATCCGCGAACCGTCCCCGCAGACGTACACCCGGGCACCCGCACCGAGCAGCTCCCAGACCTCGTCGGCCTCGGCGGCGATCCGGTGCTGCACGAAGGCCACGCCGTCCTGCGGGGCGGCGCTGAAGGCCGGGCGGAGCGAGACGGCTCCGGCGGCCTCAGCGGCACTCAGTTCCTCGGCGTGCAGGTAGTCGGCGTCGGGGGCGTCGCAGCCGAAGTAGCACACGGCCGGGGCGAGTTCGGTGCCGGCCGCGAGGGCCGCCGTACGGTCGGCGATGGCGCCGCGGAACGGGGCGAGGCCGGTACCCGCGGCTACCATGACGACCGGCGCGTCGGCCTCGACGCGGAAGGCTTCCCGGCAGGGCTGTACGCGGGCGTACACCGTGTCGCCGGGCCGGACGGTGGCGAGGTGTCCGGATCCGGTGCCTCGGTAGGTGCCCCTGCCGGAGCGCGCCGGGGCCTGGAGCAGGGAGATCATCAGGTCCGCGTGACCCGGGTCGACGGCGGGCGAGGACGAGACGGAGTAGTGACGCGGGCGCAGCGGGGTCAGGATCTCCAGGAGCTGCGGCCAGTCGAGGGCGCCGCGCAGGGCGGGGAAGTCCTCGACCAGCTCGACCAGGGTGCGCGGATCGTCGGTGAGGTTCGCCAGTGCCATGCGCTCCGGCGGGCACGGGTTGGCGGCGGCGAGGACGGAGAGCTGGGCGACGCTCGGCCGCTCCTGCAACTCGACGTGATGGGTGAGAAGTTGACGTACCGTCAAAGGCCGGTCCAGTGCGAGGCCGTCGCGGCGCGGGCGGGTCGGCCGGATGTCCAGGACGGAGTCGAGGTCCACACCGAGTGCGGCGGCGGCACGGTCGACGAGGGCCGGGGCGTTGGCGGGCAGGACGGTGAGGTGGTCGGCGGTGCGGTAGGTGACGCCGTCCGGCAGGGCGACGCGGACGAAGCGCTTGCGGCGCGGGTGGCCGGGCGCGGTGAGGTCGTACGCCTCGGTGACGGTCATGGGGACGAGGCCGTGCCGTTCGGCGAGGGCGTCCAGGGGACCGCCGGCCAGGGTGCGGACCTCGTACGCGGTCGTCGGCTCGTCGTCGTCGACCGGGACGATGGCGTCCGGGTCGCCGTACTGCTCCCGCAGCGCGGTGCGGAGCCTGGTCGTGAAGTCCCGTACCGCGCCGGTCAGATCGCCGGAGGCGTCGGCGGCGGCGCGGTCGACGAGGCGGGTGGCGCCGAGTTCGGCGAGGCGGTCGTCGATGCGGGTCGGGACCTGCTGGTAGGTGGCGGCCCAGTTGCGGTCGCCGACGCCGAGGACGGCGTAGGTGACGTCCGTGGCGTCCACTGCCTCGTCCAGCCAGGCGGCGAAGGCGGTGGCGTCGTCGGTGGGGCGGCCGTTGTAGGAGGCGGCGGTGATCACTACGGGGCGGTCCGTGGGCAGACCTCCGGCGTAGTCGTCCAGCGCCGCGACCTGCGTCTCGCAGCCGATGGCGGCGGCCTCGTCGGCGAGCTGGGCGGCGAAGTCGCGGCAGGTGCCGTAGTTGCTGCCGTGCAGGAACAGGGCGCTGGTGCCGGGTCGGACACGGGCGGGGAGGGCGGTCGTGTCGGACAGGGCTTCCGTGGCCGCCGGGGCGGCGCCGGGCAGCGGGCTGTGGACGCGGTCGGCCGGGGTGCGCGGGGCCAGGGTCAGGGTGAAGCCGTCGGGCTTGAGGGTGAGGGTCTCCTTGACCGTGAGGCGGTAGTCGGCGTGGTCGTGCAGCCGGTAGCGGTGCACCAGCATCGCCAGCAGCATGGTCGCCTCGTGCAGGGCGAACTGCCGTCCGATGCAGGCGCGTTCACCGGTGCCGAACGGCTTGAAGGCGTGCACCGAGCGGGCCGCCTCCGCCTCCGGCGTGAACCGGGACGGGTCGAACAGCTCGGGGTTGTCGCCCCAGACCGGCTGCCGGTGCAGCATCGGTGCGAGCACGGTGACGGGCTGCCCGGCGCGCAGCGGGATGCGCCCGCCGAGCAGGGTGTCCTCGAGGGCGTGGCGGCTGAATGCGGCGGCCGTGGGCCACAGCCTCAGCGCCTCGTTGAGGACCTGTCGGGTGTACGTCAGCTTGCCGACCTCGTCGTACGTCGGCTCGGGGTCGGCCTGGTCGCCCCACAGCTCGTCGACCTCGCGCTGCACGAGCCGGAGCGCGGTCGGGTGCTTGGCGAGGCAGTACAGCGCGAAGGACATCGCGCCGGAGGTCGTCTCGTGGCCGGCGATCAGGAAGGTGATGACCTGGTTGCGGATGTTGGCCGCGTCGAGGGTGCTGCCGTCCTGCGGGTGCTCGGCGGTGAGCATCAGTCCGAGGAGGTCCTCGGCGTCGCGCTGGTCGGTGCCGGCGCGGGAGGCGATGACGTCGTCGACGACCTGGGCGAGGTAGTCGGCGTCGTCCCGGAAGGCCGCGTCGGCGGCGGAGTGGTCCTGGCCCGGGATGCGGGCGAGCCGGTTCATGCTCCACTCCAGGCAGCGGACCATCGACTCGACGAAGGGGTGGGGCTCGGCTCGCTCGAACGACCCGAAGTCGTAGCCGAAGCCGGCGAGCCCGATGGTGTCGAGGGTCATGCGGGTCATGTCGTCGGGGACGTTGACCGGCTGCCCGTCACGGGCGTCACGATCCCAGGACGCGAGGACCCGCTGGGCCACCTTCAGCATCACCGGGTGGTAGGTGCGCATCGAGCCGAGCGCGAACGCGGGCATCAGGATGTCGTGCGCCCTGGCCCAGTTCGGTTCGTCGTTGTACGCCGTGAACAGCCCGTCGGCGGCGAACTCACGCACGTTCTCCAGGGCGGGCCCGACGTGCTTGGCGAACCGCTTCTCGTCCGCGAGGTCGGCGACCAGGTCCAGGTCGGCGGTGAACAGTGCGTCCCGCCCGTGCAGCCGCCGCACGAGCACCGGCCCGTGCTCCCGCATCAGCTCCATGACCTGCTGGATCGGGGTGCGGCCGGGTCCTACGGCGGTGATGTCGACGACGGGGACGCCGGGGAGGGCGTCGAGGGGCTGGGGGTGCAGCGCGGTGGGGGGCATGGCGCGACAAGTGCCTTTCGCGGTACGGGAGTACTGCGATCAAGCGTGTGCGACGGGTCCCGGCCGACCGCACCCCCGCACTACATGATTGTGTAGTGCGGATACGGGCGCGGCCCTTGCGCCCGGTGACAGGAGGTGCCAGTGGACTGGACCCACCCCGCGGCCGTGGTGTGGCGCAACCGTGCCCTGATGCTGTTCGACCGCGTCTCGGTGCCGGTCGCGGTGTGCGATGTGTACGGCGCGGTCCAGGTGGCCAATCCCGCGATGGCGGCCGAGTGCGGTACGACACCGGGGCGCCTGCGGGGCCGGGACGTGCTGGAGCTGTTCCGGCCGCAGGAGGCGACGCAGGTGGAGCGGATCGCCGAGGCACTGCGGCTGCGGCACCGGTCGCGGTACCAGGTGTCGGTGCGCTGGCAGGCGCCGGACGGTGCGCAGCGGTACGGGGAGCTCACGGCGGACCCGGTGAGCGACACGGTGGAGGACACGCCGGCGCTGCTGGTGATGCTCCGCGTCCTCGCCGAGCGCGAGGCCCACGAACAGCGCCCCCTGAAGGTGGCACCCATCGAGGCCCGCATCCTGGCCCTCCTCGCCTCAGGCACCACCACCGCCCAGGCCGCCCGCGACACCGACCTCACGGTCGACGGCGTGAACTACCACCTACGCCGCCTCTCGTCCCGCTGGAACGCGGCGAACCGCACGGAACTGGTCGCCCGCGCCTACGCGCTGGGAGTGCTGGCTCCGGGGATGTGGCCACCGACACCGGCCGTTCGGGGCGGGGCGGAGTAGGCGGTGCCGGCACCGTCGGGGGCGCCGAAGCGGGCGAGGGTGTGCCAGACCATCTTCAGGTCCTGGAGTTCGTGGCGTCCCGTGCGTGCGGCGTCCCCGATGACGCGTGGGTCGATGCGGCCGTCCTGCGCGATCCGGGCGCCCAGGTCGACGTACTCCTGGCCTCGGTAGTCCGCGTGGCGGCGCAGTTCGGGCACGGTGAGCCGGTAGCCGGGATGCCACTCGACCGGGCAGGGCAGCGACCGGGCCGCCGTCTCGACGGGGGTGCCACGGTAGGAGGCGTCCAGGACCACGGCCTCTACGTCGCCGGCCAGGCGGACTCCGCCGTGGATCTGCGCCTCGATGTAGTCGTTGAGGGCGTCCCGCTCGTCGGCCTCGGCCAGCGCGACGAGTTGCATGCCCGCGGCCACCCCGAAATCGGCCGGCTCTGCCGCGCTGTCCGGGTAGCAGAAGGTCGCGCGGGCGAGCGCTGTCCCGGCCAGCCGGAAGTGTGAGGAACCGAACCGTGGGGCGGCGCCCACCACTTGGTGCCGGAAGTTCAGCGCGCCGTACACGGGCCGCTCGTGCGCGGACGCGTCGTCGTAGGCCCCGCCGAAGATCCGGCTCTCCCAACGCCAGCGGTCGCCGCCGGGGTGGGCGGTGAGCCCGCCGTTGCTGGTACCCGTGACGAACTGGGAGTGGTACGTGCCGTCCTCGGCCAGCGCGCGCAGGATGGGCGTGCCGCGCACCAGCCGGTCCGGATGGAAGTTGAGGGTGACGCGCACGTCGGCGTCGAGGGCAGGGCCTGAGGAAGAGGCCGCGACATGCCGTAGTGCCGACCGGGCCCGAAGTGACCCGACCTCGTCGAAATTCACTGGCTCTCCCTCCCCCGACCTGCCTAACCTAGCCATGAACCTAGGACCTCTAGGTTTGGCAGGATTGACCCCAGGAGGCCCCCATGAAGTCGCTCACCGAGCAGGACATCCGCAACTCTTTCATCAACTGCTCGAAAGGGGAGGCCAAGCGCGTCTCCCTCCCCGCGATCTCGGTGAACGCCCTTGGGACGACCTCGACTTCCTGGGGTGGCGGGATCCGGGAGCGCCCGATCGCAGTTATCTGGTGGTCGAGCGGGAGGGACGGGCCGTGGGTGTCACCTTCCGGTTCCCGACCTCGCGGCGCGGGTTCCTGCACCGCAGCATGTGCTCGCTCTGTCTGACCACCCATCCGGGCGGCGGCGTCTCGCTGATGACGGCGCGCAAGGCGGGCCCCGCCGGACGCGAGGGCAACTCCGTCGGCGTGTACATGTGCACCGACCTCGCCTGCTCCCTCTACATCCGGGGCAAGAAGATCCTCGATTCCGGCGCCCGCTTCGAGGAGAGCCTGACGCTGGAGGAGCAGATCGCCCGGACCACGGGCAATCTGTCCGCCTTCATCGACAAACTCTACGTCTGACGGACAACTACCGGTCCCGCAGCCGCGCCGCCTCCACCTCGCGCAGATGGATCAGGACGTCGTAGCTACGGGCGAGCGCGATGTCGTGCGGGCCGTCCGGATAGGCGGTGCCGATGCTGCGCGTCGGCCTGGCCCGGCGCAGCCAGTCGTCAGCCGGTGATCCGACGGACCGCAGGTCGAGTACGTAGTCGCCGTGCCGTGCCACCCGGTCGAGGGTCCGCTCGTTGGTGCCCGGGCCCGCCGGGCCGAGCGTCCAGCGGCGGATGGTGTCGTCGTCCCAGCCCGTGGCGTTGAACGAGCCGTGGCCGAAGGTCAGGCCCACGCTCACATAGCCCGCGCCGAGCCGGTCGCGCAGGAAGGCGCCCTGGACCTTGGGGTTCTGGGCGGGCTCTTCGGGGACGTAGCCGACGTGGTTGTTGTGGGCCGACAGCAGCACCCTGGTGCCGGTGCGCTCCTGCCACCACACCACGTTGGCGGCCATCGCCCCGTCGCGGTACCGCATGGCCTCGGCGATCTGCGCGGGGTCCTCGACGTCGAAGTCGTACTGCCGGGCGGTCTGGTCGATCACCGTCGCCTGCTGAACGGCCCAGTCGTACGCCTCCCCGTGGGCGGCGGTGCCCGGCCCGCCCGCGGCCTGCCGCCGCAGCAGCGCGAGCGCCTCGCCCGTGCGCTTGGCCCGCTCCTTGCGTTCGGCATACGGCAGGCCCAGGTACTGCTCGATGTACGCGCCGGCCGGCACGGTGGGCCGCAGCCCGCGGTAGAGCTCGGCCAGTCGGGTGCTCAGCTCGGGCCGGGCATCGGCCACGTAGGCCTCGACGGCGTCGTACAACTCGGGTCCGGTCCAGGCGACGTCGTCGCCCATGAAGCGGACGGGGTCGCCGGGGTGCCGGAGGTTGTGTCCGCGCATCCACTCGACCAGCCGCAGGTAGTCGGTGTTGTTCCACCACAGGTAGTCCCGCTGGAACTCCTCCCGCATGATGCGCCGGGGATCGCCCTTGCCGTGGAGCACATAGTTATTGAGGCGCAGGCCGGTGCTCCAGGGTGCCTCCAGGGCGAAGGTGCGGAAACCCTGCTCTTGAACGAGGTGCCGGAAGACGCGGGCCTTGAGGGCGAAGAAGTCGTGCGAGCTGTGGGTGGCCTCCCCCAGGCCGACGACCCGGGCGTCGCCGATCATCCGGTCCAGGGGGCGCAGATCCCGGGTGTCGCCGCCCGGTTCCACGGTCCGCAGCGGGTGGGCGGCGCGGTCGAGCGCCTCGACGACGGTGGTGGAGGTGGTGGTGGCGGGTGCCGCCGTGGCCGGGATGCCGGTCGTCAGGGCGGCGAGGATGATGAACAGGGTCAGCGTTAATCCGGTCCGATGCCGATGCCGATGCGATTGCATGATCCAAGGCTTGCCCTCCGGGAGGGCGGGGGCCATCCGACGGTCCTCCGTCCCCGGGTGCGGACAACCATGGGGTGACGGCGGGGGTTTTCCCCAGTCCCGGACCCGTTCGGCCGCCCGGCCTCGCGCGGGTGTCGACGATCACCAGCCCGGCCCCTTGCCGTACGGCGGTCGCTGCGATCAATCTGGGGGTCCTTGCGGACCGTTACGTTCCGCAAGCAGGGTGTGGGAAGCATCTGTGGAAAGGGAACAGCCCAAGGATGCGAGAGGTACGTGAGGGGCCGGCAATCCGGGAACGGCTCGGGAAGCTGCGCCGGGACCCCGTGGTGGTCCAGACGCTGCGATCGGCGGCCGCGGCGACGATCGCCTACGTCATCGCGCTGCGCCTGAGCCCCGAGGCCGCCCCGCTGACCGCGCCCCTGACCGCGCTGCTGGTCGTCCAGGTGACCTTCTACGCCACGCTCACCAACGGCATCCGCCGGGTGAACGCGGTGGTGGCCGGCGTCCTGGTGGCCATCGCCTTCAGCCTCCTGGTCGGCCTGACCTGGTGGAGCCTCGCCCTGCTGATCGTGGCCTCGCTCGGAGTCGGGCACCTTGTCCGGGTCAACGAGTACGTGCCCGAAGTGGCGATCAGCGCGATGCTGGTCCTCGGGGTCACGACCGTCGGGGACACGGCATGGGCGCGGGTCCTCGAGACGCTGATCGGCGCGGTGGTCGGGCTCGGTTTCAATCTGCTCCTCGCGCCGCCGGTGTGGGTGGACGAGGCCGGCGAGTCGATGGGGGGACTGGCCCGCCGGCTCCGGCAGTTGATGCTGCGCATCGGCGAGGAGGCGGCCGGCCGCCCCGCGTTCGAGGAGGCCGCGGCGCGGCTGCACGAGGCGCGCCGGCTCGACCACGACATCGTCGAGGTGGACGCGGCGCTGCGGCAGGCCGAGGACAGCCTGCGGCTCAATCCACGCGTGCGCGACAGCGTGCTGCACCGCGTGGTGCTGCGCACCGGACTGGACACACTGGAGATCTGCACGGTCGTGCTGCGGGTGCTGGCCCGCTCCCTCACGGACATCGCGAAGGACCGCGAGCCGGAGCCGCTGTTCGGGAAGGAGACGGGCGCCGTCCTGGAGCAGTTGCTGTCCGAGATCGCCGACGCGGTGGTCAGCTTCTCGGTGCTGGTCACCACGCATGTCAGCAGCAACGCCGACGCGGCGGAGTCCCGGCTGGCCGCCGAGTTGCGTACGGCGGCGGGCACTCGCGACAAGCTCGCCCCGCTGCTGCGCGAGGAGGCCGAGCGCGAGACGCAGCACTGGCAGCTGCACGGCGCCGTCCTGACCGAGGTCAACCGCATCCTCGACGAGCTCGACACCGAGCACCGCTCGCGCCGGCTGCTGGAGGAACTGGACCGCGTGTCGCAGGAGTCCCGGGCCCGGATGCCGCGCCTGACCCGGCTGCGCGAGCGGATGGGCGTTCAGGAGCAGCTGTGGCGGAACCGGACCGGGTTCTTCGAACGTTCTCGGTAGGGAGCGCGGGGACGGACGGGGCCGGCGCCGGATGCGAGGGAGCGGGGCCGATGGCCGACACGACCGTGCGGATCGACGGGAACACACTGCGGCTGCCGGACGGGGTGGCGGTGCGGTTCATGCGTACGCTGCGGCTGCCCGAGTCGGGCACCCATGCGCTGCCGCCGGGGCTCGGGGAGTTTCCGGTCCGGCGGGTTGCGGACTACGCGGACACGGTTCCGCAGGAGTGGCGGGCGCGCGGCGGTGTGATGCTCCCGGTGTATCTGCGCGAGGCGATGTGGCTGAGCTTCGGGGGCACCGCCGAGCCGGCCGCCCTCCAGGTCGGCGTGGGCAAGGTGTGCGCGGTCTCGGGGAAGCCGTGGAGCGACCGGCTGCGGCGCAAACGCCAGAACTACGTCGTGCTGCCCCGCCAGCCCTGGCTGGACGGCATCAACTCCGGGAAGGGCACGGTCCGCCAGTTCGTGGCGGTGCCGCTCGGGCTGGGCGCGACCGTCGAGGGCCAGGTCACGGGCGAGGAGGTCTGGGGCGGCGTACAGCTGCAGTCGTTCCCGCTGAAGGAGCCGCAGCTGGCGAGGTGGCGTCAGGAGGAGCGGCTGCGGGCGGAGCGGGCACGGGCGTTCATGCCGTCCGGGGGCTACGGCGCCGCCATGCCCATGGCGGCGGCACCCGCCCAGGGTGCGGTCCCGGCGCCGGCCGCCGCTCCGGCGGGTGGGACGCGCCGGGCCGCCGCGGCGATGGGCCTGGGCGTCGGCGGTTCGATGCGCCAGGAGGTCTACGAGGACGACCGCCCGCTCTCGGACTGGGCCGAGACTCCCGCCGGCCGGGTCTTCGTCCATCTGGTCACGCCCCCGGAGTGGCGCCGCATCACCGGCGAGGCTCCCCCGCCGTCGCCGGTGGACCGGGCGGCGTACACACGCGCGGCGCTGCCCTGGTTCGAGTACTACGACCAGGATGCCGTGGATCTCGCCCCCACGGACACGCTGGGGGCGGTGAAGCCGGTCGGCGACTGGCTCGGCGACGACCACGAGCCCTGGCAGGCACCGTCGCCGGGCCAGGTGAAGCCGCTCAAGGACGCACCGGGGAAGCCGGTGGAGGACGGCGACTGGTAGCCGGGGGACGACGACTCCGGGCTGACAGACGGCCAGCGGGAGCCGAGCGGTCGCCCCGCCCTTCCATTGCACCCTGCGCAACGCGCGTTGCCGTTCTTGCGCTGGGCTGCTGATCCACGCCAAGGTTGCAGTCGCGACCACGACGACCGACGACCTGAGGTGTGGACATGGGCAGTGGTGGGCTGAGCAGGCGCCGATTCGTCGGAACCCTCGCGGGATCGGCCGCGGGCGTGACACTCCCGACGGCCACGGCGTGTGACGACGCGCCTGCCCCCGCGGACACGGCCGGGACCGCGGCTCCCGAGGCCACCGGCACCGGGACGCGTCCGACCGCCCAGGCCGAGAGCCGCAGGCCGTCCGGCCCCCGCCCGCTCCACCTCGGCACCTACACCTCCGTCGACGGCGGCGGGGAGGGCGTCGGCCTGGCCACGTACGACCCGGAATCGGGCCGGATCACCGGCACCGGCACCGTCGCAGGAGTCGGCGACCCGTCATATCTGGCGGTGCACCCGAACGGCCGGACGCTGTACGCGGTCAACGAGCGTGACGACGGTGCGGTG comes from the Streptomyces sp. NBC_00443 genome and includes:
- a CDS encoding SDR family oxidoreductase: MSSEAARRIVVTGATGNVGTSVVRLLSEDPEVGSVLGLARRIPDWSPPKTQWAAVDLAAERSDLADMFEGAAAVIHLAWAFQPTHDPAATWRTNVLGSMQVFEAVAAARVPALVHASSVGAYSPGPKDHAVDESWPTHGWPDAAYCREKAYLERALDTFDRAHPRVRVVRMRPAFLFKRQSASEQRRIFGGRFLPGPLARPELLRFLPDIPGLRVQALHSDDAATAYQLAVKSDVRGAFNLAAEPPVDARVLGEMLGARPVRLPRSAARSAIAAAWGLHLLPASPHLFDAVLGLPLMDCTRARTELGWRPERTATEVLEEFVQGLQRGEGAPTEPMRGRKVC
- a CDS encoding ROK family transcriptional regulator is translated as MAGRNGRTVRDLRRGNRTAVLQRLYFDGPLSRFELGPTTGLSSGSVSNVVAELIADGLVEEAGSVDSDGGRPRILLRVAPGSGHMIGVDVGETRVRIGLFDLTLTELARAERPLAQQRYEVEGIVGHVRDGITEVLSGAGVGPEGLLGVGIGVPGIVERTPQLGAVVHGQTIGWDAVPLEQLLREGSPLPDSVPYFIDNGARTLGQAEMWFGGGRGARNAVVVLFGSGVGACLVTPEVEHGRAVEWGHLTVRVRGRRCRCGALGCLEAYAGAESLLARWREEGGSLPEGADEETALAALLAGAYPPEGGTADPVALAVLEETAEYLGAGLSDLINLFQPERILIGGWAGLRLGARLLPAVRRHAAAYALRQPAGRVTIDLGKLGPDAVTVGAAILPLADFFARGGRRAEPATEGPVPAWRTTLAERVAH
- a CDS encoding phosphotransferase family protein, whose amino-acid sequence is MVDAWERARQVLDAVGIPPEHLARLRPLSGGTYNTVEELLLTDGRRYVLKVPPAPTVPGLRHERRLLLSEAEFYRGAAKADVPAPRVVAGGDRLLMTACPGEPWNGDLTAAERKALRTELGRQVARLHRVTGPGFGYPSGALGPLAADWRTAFTGMLDAVLDDARRYGARLPRPADAVAHTLRAAYDALDDVTVPYLVHFDLWPGNILVDRLSGEARIGGLIDGERMFWGDPLADFVSLALLGDIKEDEAFLAGYREAGGRAGFDVPARLRLALYRSYLYLIMITETIPRAVDPAQHRWVQDTVAPELMAALAEIGDLTP
- a CDS encoding cytochrome P450 → MPPTALHPQPLDALPGVPVVDITAVGPGRTPIQQVMELMREHGPVLVRRLHGRDALFTADLDLVADLADEKRFAKHVGPALENVREFAADGLFTAYNDEPNWARAHDILMPAFALGSMRTYHPVMLKVAQRVLASWDRDARDGQPVNVPDDMTRMTLDTIGLAGFGYDFGSFERAEPHPFVESMVRCLEWSMNRLARIPGQDHSAADAAFRDDADYLAQVVDDVIASRAGTDQRDAEDLLGLMLTAEHPQDGSTLDAANIRNQVITFLIAGHETTSGAMSFALYCLAKHPTALRLVQREVDELWGDQADPEPTYDEVGKLTYTRQVLNEALRLWPTAAAFSRHALEDTLLGGRIPLRAGQPVTVLAPMLHRQPVWGDNPELFDPSRFTPEAEAARSVHAFKPFGTGERACIGRQFALHEATMLLAMLVHRYRLHDHADYRLTVKETLTLKPDGFTLTLAPRTPADRVHSPLPGAAPAATEALSDTTALPARVRPGTSALFLHGSNYGTCRDFAAQLADEAAAIGCETQVAALDDYAGGLPTDRPVVITAASYNGRPTDDATAFAAWLDEAVDATDVTYAVLGVGDRNWAATYQQVPTRIDDRLAELGATRLVDRAAADASGDLTGAVRDFTTRLRTALREQYGDPDAIVPVDDDEPTTAYEVRTLAGGPLDALAERHGLVPMTVTEAYDLTAPGHPRRKRFVRVALPDGVTYRTADHLTVLPANAPALVDRAAAALGVDLDSVLDIRPTRPRRDGLALDRPLTVRQLLTHHVELQERPSVAQLSVLAAANPCPPERMALANLTDDPRTLVELVEDFPALRGALDWPQLLEILTPLRPRHYSVSSSPAVDPGHADLMISLLQAPARSGRGTYRGTGSGHLATVRPGDTVYARVQPCREAFRVEADAPVVMVAAGTGLAPFRGAIADRTAALAAGTELAPAVCYFGCDAPDADYLHAEELSAAEAAGAVSLRPAFSAAPQDGVAFVQHRIAAEADEVWELLGAGARVYVCGDGSRMAPGVREAFRTLYRERTPGADDTAAGQWLDALVGDGRYVEDVYAAG
- a CDS encoding PAS domain S-box protein yields the protein MLFDRVSVPVAVCDVYGAVQVANPAMAAECGTTPGRLRGRDVLELFRPQEATQVERIAEALRLRHRSRYQVSVRWQAPDGAQRYGELTADPVSDTVEDTPALLVMLRVLAEREAHEQRPLKVAPIEARILALLASGTTTAQAARDTDLTVDGVNYHLRRLSSRWNAANRTELVARAYALGVLAPGMWPPTPAVRGGAE
- a CDS encoding DUF3626 domain-containing protein, translating into MNFDEVGSLRARSALRHVAASSSGPALDADVRVTLNFHPDRLVRGTPILRALAEDGTYHSQFVTGTSNGGLTAHPGGDRWRWESRIFGGAYDDASAHERPVYGALNFRHQVVGAAPRFGSSHFRLAGTALARATFCYPDSAAEPADFGVAAGMQLVALAEADERDALNDYIEAQIHGGVRLAGDVEAVVLDASYRGTPVETAARSLPCPVEWHPGYRLTVPELRRHADYRGQEYVDLGARIAQDGRIDPRVIGDAARTGRHELQDLKMVWHTLARFGAPDGAGTAYSAPPRTAGVGGHIPGASTPSA